The Leucoraja erinacea ecotype New England chromosome 19, Leri_hhj_1, whole genome shotgun sequence genome has a segment encoding these proteins:
- the rfx4 gene encoding LOW QUALITY PROTEIN: transcription factor RFX4 (The sequence of the model RefSeq protein was modified relative to this genomic sequence to represent the inferred CDS: deleted 1 base in 1 codon), which translates to MNCALLDGPDMECTESWIERCLNESESKRFPNHNALGSTSISEEHEEKENNRASKPHSTPATLQWLEENYEIAEGVCIPRSALYMHYLDFCEKNDTQPVNAASFGKIIRQQFPQLTTRRLGTRGQSKYHYYGIAVKESSPYYDVMYSRKGAAWVNETGKKEVAKQAVAYSPRSKLGTLLPEFPNVKDLNLPTSLSEEKVSTFIMMYRTHCQRILDTVIRANFDEVQSFLLHFWQGMPPHMLPVLGSSTVVNIVGVCDSILYKAISGVLMPSVLQALPDSLTQVIRKFAKQLDEWLKVALHELPENLRNIKFELARRFSQVLRRQTSLNHLCQASRAVIHSADITFQMLEDWRGVDVGSISKQTLFTMESWQAQHQQLIVKLYQEFDQLLEEQSPIESYIEWLDSMVDRCVVKVAASQTGTLKKVARQFLLMWSCFGTRVIRDMTLHSAPSFGSFHLIHLTFDDYVLYLLESLHCQERANELMRAMKGERCTAERQEEAAPSEHSPAPQSPPPFSPDQPVSADIAVASPSNSQSPDYPASTTAAVQSYTWSLTYTVTTGAAPDSPQQVPCMRSNATAPVPASHRPGIPGYTARDQHGYTGGYNYGSYSNPAPLPIQNQYPALTHDALSSPLPYPTYHRSGSQYPFSGQSPRMEPCLMGSTPRLHSAPVTPRWPDVSSANTCYTSASMHSGRYGGSGDMYTSLVPRRSADYEHTQHFPGFAYINGEASTGWAK; encoded by the exons AGAGCTGGATTGAGAGGTGCCTGAATGAGAGTGAAAGCAAACGGTTTCCAAACCACAACGCCCTGGGGAGCACTTCCATCAGCGAAGAGC ATGAAGAAAAGGAAAACAACCGGGCTTCAAAGCCCCACTCCACGCCAGCAACCCTGCAGTG GCTGGAGGAGAACTATGAGATTGCGGAGGGCGTGTGCATCCCGCGCAGTGCCCTGTACATGCACTACCTGGACTTCTGTGAG AAGAACGACACGCAGCCCGTGAACGCCGCCAGCTTCGGCAAG ATCATTCGACAACAATTCCCACAACTGACGACAAGAAGATTAGGAACGCGAGGTCAGTCAAA GTATCATTACTACGGAATAGCGGTGAAGGAGAGTTCGCCGTACTATGATGTGATGTATTCCAGGAAAGGAGCTGCGTGGGTGAATGAGACGGGAAAGAAAGAGGTAGCGAAGCAAGCGGTGGCTTACTCGCCCCGCTCCAAGCTGGGCACCCTGCTGCCTGAATTCCCCAACGTCAAGGACCTAAACCTGCCCACCAGCCTCTCAGAGGAGAAG GTCTCCACGTTCATCATGATGTACCGGACACACTGCCAGAGGATCCTGGACACGGTGATCAGGGCAAACTTCGACGAG GTGCAGAGTTTCCTGCTGCATTTCTGGCAGGGCATGCCCCCTCACATGCTGCCTGTGCTCGGCTCCTCCACCGTTGTCAACATCGTCGGCGTCTGTGACTCCATCCTCTACAAGGCCATCTCCGGCGTGCTGATGCCCAGCGTGTTGCAGGCTCTGCCCGACAG TCTCACTCAGGTGATTCGAAAATTTGCCAAACAGCTGGACGAGTGGTTGAAAGTGGCGTTGCACGAACTTCCTGAAAACTTACGAAACATCAAGTTTGAGT TGGCGAGAAGATTTTCACAAGTTCTCAGGCGCCAGACTTCCTTAAACCACTTGTGCCAG GCGTCGCGGGCGGTGATCCACAGCGCAGACATCACCTTCCAgatgctggaggattggcgtggCGTGGACGTGGGCAGCATCAGCAAGCAGACCCTGTTCACCATGGAGAGCTGGCAGGCCCAGCACCAGCAGCTCATCGTTAAAC TGTATCAGGAATTCGACCAACTCCTGGAGGAACAGTCACCCATCGAATCCTACATTGAGTGGCTGGACTCCATGGTGGACAGATGTGTCGTCAAG GTGGCAGCATCACAGACGGGCACTCTGAAGAAGGTGGCGCGGCAGTTCTTACTGATGTGGTCTTGCTTCGGGACGAGAGTCATCCGGGACATGACGTTGCACAGCGCTCCGAGCTTTG GTTCCTTCCACTTGATCCACTTGACCTTTGATGACTACGTACTCTATCTGCTGGAGTCTCTCCACTGCCAAGAGAGGGCCAACGAGCTTATGAGGGCCATGAAGGGGGAGCGTTGCACAG CAGAGCGTCAGGAGGAGGCGGCACCTTCCGAACACAGCCCGGCACCAcaatctccccctcccttctctccggaTCAACCCGTGTCCGCGGACATCGCTGTCGCCTCGCCCAGCAACAGTCAGTCTCCAGACTACCCCGCGTCCACCACGGCAG CCGTTCAGTCCTACACCTGGTCGCTGACCTACACGGTGACCACAGGAGCAGCTCCGGACAGCCCCCAGCAGGTGCCCTGCATGCGAAGCAATGCCACGGCCCCGGTCCCCGCTTCACACCGGCCCGGGATACCCGGATACACGGCCCGGGACCAGCATGG GTACACAGGAGGCTACAACTACGGTAGTTACAGCAATCCAGCCCCGCTGCCCATCCAGAACCAGTACCCAGCCCTGACACACGACGCCCTCTCCTCACCACTGCCCTATCCCACCTACCACAGGAGTGGATCACAG TATCCGTTCAGCGGCCAGAGCCCGCGGATGGAGCCCTGCCTGATGGGCAGCACCCCCCGGCTACACTCGGCGCCCGTCACCCCTCGCTGGCCCGACGTGTCCTCGGCCAACACTTGCTACACCAGCGCCTCCATGCACTCGGGGAGGTACGGGGGCTCGGGCGACATGTACACCTCGCTGGTGCCCCGCCGCAGCGCCGACTACGAGCACACGCAGCACTTCCCCGGCTTCGCCTACATCAACGGCGAGGCGTCCACGGGATGGGCTAAGTAG